The Halocalculus aciditolerans genome includes a window with the following:
- a CDS encoding KAP family P-loop NTPase fold protein: MSGEESELRSDSALEKPEYDRLGYGDFAEDLAETVHTRIPSNEFIIGIYGQWGSGKSTILNFVEYELRQKENPPVITKFNPWWFSGQSDLIEKFFSQLSAGLDTGGEYDEIRDKLSKLADGLSRVPLSTITGIPSGKFLAWLSDTLQSENPDLEGLKEEISEGLRELDQQIVVFIDDIDRLTESEIRQMFRLVKAVADFPNITYVLAFDQEVVVEALDGEQGVGNGRAYLNKIIQLQRRVPLPAEGSLNHFFTERLEEIVQDDAVIFDETTWQSVYPRGVQPLIQTPRDVIRLINAIDTSYQALGRDANFIDIVGLEALQVFHNPTYEKIRDNPSRYTVSTRSSRSSEDEDYSELWEHLDEEERTIEPLQILLRYLFPEVKTGRLAIGLSFSRDTATYRKQRRVCHPDVFPYYFRQTVPRGELPIGEIEAILKLTDDANKFATRLRDLASQETQSDRSLAHTFLSQLPNYIGDIEDGDEVVKGLFLAGDELIETDPARNTFDDGNRGHLLQAIFQILDGRSKDESFELLHRSIQQGEAPYFATYLIGVLLQEHGEYNSDEIKQEDRTLTRDHVEELKEDVVGLIEERVSNDALLETPNVYMVLTRWAEWADSDKPTQWAQELGENREGLFTLVRAFVKEGQHRTLGAPKQTVEYLDPRDLDVFIDSAEIQRRLEAFDQDELEEDERKLRQLFHEGQELLEDGRDPGSLEAWLFESRGAD, encoded by the coding sequence ATGTCGGGTGAAGAATCGGAGTTGCGGTCCGACTCCGCGTTAGAAAAGCCGGAATATGACCGGCTCGGATACGGCGACTTCGCAGAGGATCTTGCTGAGACAGTGCATACGCGAATCCCCTCGAACGAGTTCATCATCGGAATATATGGCCAGTGGGGGTCTGGTAAGAGCACGATTCTCAACTTCGTGGAGTATGAGCTACGGCAAAAAGAGAATCCACCGGTCATCACAAAGTTCAATCCGTGGTGGTTCTCTGGTCAATCGGATCTCATCGAGAAGTTCTTCTCCCAGCTTAGCGCGGGCTTAGACACGGGTGGAGAATACGACGAGATCCGCGATAAGCTTTCGAAGCTCGCTGATGGACTCTCCCGAGTCCCACTTTCTACGATAACAGGGATACCGTCCGGGAAGTTCCTTGCCTGGCTTTCAGATACGCTCCAATCAGAAAATCCAGACCTAGAGGGGCTCAAAGAAGAGATATCGGAGGGCCTTAGAGAATTAGATCAACAGATCGTCGTGTTTATCGACGACATCGACCGCCTGACCGAATCTGAGATCCGGCAGATGTTTCGCCTCGTAAAGGCGGTGGCAGATTTCCCAAACATCACCTACGTACTAGCGTTTGACCAAGAAGTGGTCGTCGAGGCATTAGACGGAGAACAGGGTGTTGGAAACGGACGGGCGTATCTAAACAAGATTATCCAGTTGCAACGGCGCGTTCCCCTTCCTGCGGAAGGCTCGCTTAACCACTTCTTCACCGAGCGACTAGAGGAGATCGTTCAGGACGACGCTGTTATTTTCGACGAAACCACGTGGCAGTCAGTCTATCCGAGAGGAGTTCAGCCATTGATTCAGACGCCGAGAGACGTCATCAGGCTAATCAACGCCATAGATACCTCGTATCAAGCATTGGGGCGCGATGCGAACTTCATTGATATCGTCGGATTAGAAGCACTCCAGGTCTTCCACAATCCGACTTATGAGAAGATTCGTGACAACCCGTCTCGGTATACAGTCAGTACGCGGTCGAGCAGGTCGTCAGAGGACGAGGATTACTCCGAGCTGTGGGAGCACCTCGATGAAGAGGAACGAACGATAGAGCCGCTGCAAATCCTTCTCAGATACCTGTTCCCGGAGGTCAAGACCGGGAGGCTGGCGATAGGACTCAGCTTTTCCAGAGACACTGCCACATATCGAAAGCAAAGGCGAGTTTGCCATCCCGATGTCTTCCCCTACTATTTCAGACAAACAGTTCCCAGAGGAGAGCTACCAATCGGGGAAATCGAAGCCATACTCAAACTCACCGACGACGCAAACAAGTTTGCTACCCGACTCCGGGACCTTGCCTCCCAAGAGACGCAATCCGATCGGTCACTAGCTCATACGTTCTTGAGTCAACTTCCCAACTATATTGGGGATATCGAAGATGGCGACGAGGTAGTCAAGGGGTTGTTCTTGGCGGGAGACGAGCTTATTGAAACGGACCCCGCTCGAAATACGTTTGACGACGGTAATCGTGGGCATCTTCTTCAGGCGATATTCCAGATTCTGGATGGACGATCTAAAGACGAGAGCTTCGAGTTATTGCATAGATCGATTCAGCAGGGAGAGGCCCCCTACTTTGCCACGTATTTGATCGGAGTGCTGCTTCAGGAGCACGGAGAGTACAATAGTGACGAGATCAAGCAGGAAGACAGGACGCTAACTAGAGACCACGTAGAGGAGTTAAAAGAGGATGTGGTCGGCTTGATTGAAGAGCGGGTGTCAAACGACGCTCTTCTGGAAACGCCCAATGTGTACATGGTTCTCACTCGATGGGCGGAGTGGGCAGATTCGGACAAACCGACCCAGTGGGCCCAGGAGCTCGGTGAAAATAGAGAGGGGCTATTCACTCTGGTTCGGGCCTTTGTCAAAGAAGGACAACATAGGACACTCGGAGCACCTAAACAAACCGTAGAATACCTCGATCCGAGGGATCTTGACGTTTTTATCGACAGCGCGGAAATACAGAGACGTCTCGAAGCTTTCGACCAGGATGAGTTAGAGGAGGACGAACGAAAGCTGCGACAGCTCTTCCACGAGGGGCAAGAGCTTCTTGAGGACGGGAGAGATCCTGGTTCACTTGAAGCGTGGCTTTTCGAGAGCCGAGGAGCAGATTAG
- a CDS encoding S26 family signal peptidase: MADRRGPNLNERLIQSATSLWASNSEPLILIRELLSTALIVAIVGLVLFAVSGLWPPLVAVESGSMQPHMERGDLVFVMEEHRFSSSQAINDTE; encoded by the coding sequence ATGGCTGATCGTCGTGGCCCGAATCTCAACGAAAGGCTCATTCAATCCGCTACGTCGCTCTGGGCAAGTAATTCGGAACCTCTCATACTCATCAGAGAACTACTCAGTACCGCTCTTATCGTCGCAATAGTCGGCCTAGTTCTTTTTGCAGTTAGTGGCCTCTGGCCTCCTCTAGTTGCTGTTGAATCTGGAAGCATGCAGCCACACATGGAGCGCGGTGATCTCGTCTTCGTTATGGAAGAACACCGGTTCTCATCGTCGCAGGCGATCAATGATACCGAATAG
- a CDS encoding SRPBCC family protein encodes METVTVARDVSASPERVRDAISDVESFMLAAGFDEVDVEGDALRIVNHVGLFEIELDLVVEDRADAALAYHQRDGIFREMETVYTVEETADGTHVEATTEYALAAKIVGPVFDGTVVKRQRRKELNAQFDFLDAL; translated from the coding sequence ATGGAGACCGTGACCGTCGCCCGTGACGTCTCGGCGTCGCCCGAGCGAGTCCGCGACGCCATCTCCGACGTCGAGTCGTTCATGTTGGCCGCCGGGTTCGACGAGGTGGACGTCGAGGGGGACGCCCTCCGGATCGTCAACCACGTCGGCCTGTTCGAAATCGAGCTCGACCTCGTCGTCGAGGATCGCGCGGACGCCGCGCTCGCGTATCACCAGCGCGACGGCATCTTCCGCGAGATGGAGACCGTCTACACGGTCGAGGAAACGGCGGACGGCACCCACGTCGAGGCGACGACCGAGTACGCGCTCGCCGCGAAGATCGTCGGTCCGGTCTTCGACGGCACCGTGGTGAAACGCCAGCGCCGCAAGGAGCTGAACGCCCAGTTCGACTTCCTCGATGCGCTCTGA
- a CDS encoding helix-turn-helix domain-containing protein codes for MPRAELTVTVPEGVWIGDVSRRFAADTFRVLTAFADEETGVGLLELDEGGDPDAIRDAMTAHETIRGVTTLYDGDEDVLLQFETADPVLLLPLRESGVPLEFPFEIRDGAATWTLRAPSERLGALRDQFSAFGIDFTLERIGDERYERDAPLTERQRDVLATAVAVGYYETPRDATLTDVADELGIAKSTCSETLHRAEAAVITEFAERADLLAD; via the coding sequence ATGCCGCGCGCCGAACTCACCGTCACCGTTCCCGAAGGCGTCTGGATCGGCGACGTCTCGCGTCGATTCGCCGCGGACACGTTCCGCGTGCTCACCGCGTTCGCGGACGAGGAGACGGGCGTCGGCCTCCTCGAACTCGACGAAGGCGGCGACCCGGACGCGATCCGCGACGCGATGACCGCCCACGAGACGATCCGAGGCGTGACGACGCTCTACGACGGCGACGAGGACGTGTTGTTGCAGTTCGAGACCGCGGATCCGGTGCTCTTGCTCCCGCTCCGGGAGTCCGGCGTCCCCCTCGAATTCCCCTTCGAGATACGGGACGGCGCGGCGACGTGGACGCTCCGTGCACCGAGCGAGCGCCTCGGCGCGCTCCGCGATCAGTTCAGCGCGTTCGGCATCGACTTCACGCTCGAACGCATCGGCGACGAGCGATACGAGCGCGACGCCCCGCTCACCGAGCGCCAGCGCGACGTCCTCGCGACCGCGGTCGCCGTCGGCTACTACGAGACGCCGCGCGACGCGACGCTCACCGACGTCGCCGACGAGCTGGGGATCGCGAAATCGACGTGCAGCGAGACGCTCCACCGCGCGGAAGCGGCGGTGATCACCGAGTTCGCGGAGCGCGCCGACCTGCTCGCGGACTGA
- a CDS encoding bacteriophage holin: MTDDSPIDRVALGGAIALVWAGYVGLVGLLARVGWGERWRSLLSDVYVGFDETTSGIAVGIGWAAIDGFLAGWTVATAYDALTPDGAGS; this comes from the coding sequence ATGACGGACGACTCACCGATCGATCGCGTCGCACTCGGCGGCGCAATCGCGCTCGTCTGGGCCGGCTACGTCGGCCTCGTGGGGTTGTTGGCTCGGGTCGGGTGGGGGGAACGATGGCGCTCGCTCCTCTCGGATGTCTACGTCGGATTCGACGAGACGACCAGCGGTATCGCGGTCGGGATCGGGTGGGCCGCGATCGACGGGTTCCTCGCGGGCTGGACGGTCGCGACCGCCTACGACGCCCTCACCCCTGACGGGGCGGGGAGTTGA
- a CDS encoding APC family permease: protein MTESKLGVREAVSFALGGIIGGGIFAVLGVVAAVAGTTAWIAYLLAGIVVMATGYSYVELNALSSRTDGSGGAVTFIDEFLDRPKIAGMVGWTLLVGYVGTLAMYAYAFGTYFGAVFGVSELPVVGLPARPVISTLVVVGFIALNLVGVRESGLVEDALVGLKLLVIVLFSAIGIWYGHSHDALSFGIAQSLAHPVGPFLAAGVAFVSFEGWQLLFYDQESITNPTRTLRKAVSVSIPVSTLAYVLVAFVTLSLVSQREVAAHPDLALAIAADQFAGTVGYVAIGVAAVASTASAINATLFSAALFAKGLRSDALIPDQIASARERGVPTNALLLIGGFTVVFTVYGDLEAITEFASMSFIVVFGTVNAVALVQDSVPNRWISLVGFVGTLLFLPLFAWHLYTVEFHVFALVVVIAAALLLVEGVYFERTEIESGFKSVEKRL, encoded by the coding sequence ATGACCGAATCCAAACTCGGCGTTCGGGAGGCGGTCTCGTTCGCGCTCGGGGGCATCATCGGCGGGGGTATCTTCGCCGTTCTCGGCGTCGTTGCCGCCGTCGCCGGGACGACAGCGTGGATCGCCTATCTGCTCGCCGGAATCGTCGTGATGGCGACCGGCTACTCCTACGTCGAGCTCAACGCTCTCAGCTCGCGAACCGACGGGTCGGGCGGAGCGGTCACCTTCATCGACGAATTTCTCGACCGGCCGAAGATCGCGGGAATGGTCGGCTGGACGTTGCTCGTCGGATACGTCGGCACGCTCGCGATGTACGCCTACGCGTTCGGGACCTACTTCGGCGCCGTCTTCGGGGTCTCCGAACTGCCCGTCGTCGGGCTGCCGGCGCGCCCCGTGATTTCGACGCTCGTCGTCGTCGGTTTCATCGCGCTCAACCTCGTCGGCGTCCGCGAATCCGGCCTCGTCGAAGACGCGCTGGTCGGCCTCAAGCTCCTCGTCATCGTCCTGTTCAGCGCGATCGGCATCTGGTATGGACACTCACACGACGCGCTCTCCTTCGGCATCGCACAGTCGCTCGCACACCCCGTCGGGCCGTTCCTCGCCGCGGGGGTCGCGTTCGTCTCCTTCGAGGGCTGGCAGCTCCTCTTCTACGACCAAGAGAGCATCACGAACCCTACCCGAACGCTTCGAAAGGCGGTCTCCGTGTCGATTCCGGTGTCGACGCTCGCCTACGTGTTGGTCGCGTTCGTCACGCTCAGCCTGGTCAGCCAGCGGGAAGTCGCCGCTCACCCCGACCTCGCGCTCGCCATCGCGGCCGATCAGTTCGCCGGTACGGTCGGGTACGTCGCTATCGGCGTGGCGGCCGTCGCGTCGACCGCGAGCGCGATCAACGCGACGCTGTTCAGCGCGGCCCTGTTCGCGAAGGGGTTGCGCTCCGATGCGTTGATCCCCGACCAGATCGCCTCAGCACGCGAACGGGGCGTTCCCACGAACGCCCTGCTCCTGATCGGTGGCTTCACCGTCGTGTTCACCGTCTACGGCGATCTGGAAGCGATCACGGAGTTCGCCTCGATGTCGTTCATCGTCGTGTTCGGAACGGTCAACGCAGTCGCGCTCGTGCAAGACTCCGTCCCGAACCGGTGGATCTCGCTCGTCGGATTCGTCGGAACGCTCCTGTTTCTCCCGCTCTTCGCGTGGCACCTCTACACGGTGGAGTTCCACGTGTTCGCGCTCGTCGTCGTGATCGCCGCCGCGCTGCTCCTCGTCGAGGGAGTGTACTTCGAGCGGACGGAGATCGAATCGGGGTTCAAATCGGTGGAGAAACGCCTCTGA
- a CDS encoding TIGR04053 family radical SAM/SPASM domain-containing protein, protein MRPSDVDTSQRPFVCIWEVTQACELACEHCRADAQPARHPDELTTTEGKALLDDARAFGDGQLVVLSGGDPLARDDTVDLVEYGVENGLQMTMTPSGTGSLTRERIDDLADAGLRRMALSLDGASAATHDAFRGEAGSFDSTVDAARAARDAGLPLQINTTVCAQTIGDLPAIRDLVADLDAVLWSVFFLVPVGRGRVLDPIDPERAEGVMEWLVEVADDAPFGVKTTEAPHYRRVALQQKRAEGGIASPARDGIGRRTGVTAGDGFAFVSHVGDVYPSGFLPESAGNVREESLVDVYRDSDLFESLRDPDALTGKCGACEFRHVCGGSRSRAYATAGDPLASDPLCAYEPEGYDGPMPDQSPAEVEL, encoded by the coding sequence ATGCGACCGAGCGACGTCGACACGAGCCAGCGGCCGTTCGTCTGCATCTGGGAAGTCACGCAGGCGTGCGAGCTCGCCTGCGAGCACTGTCGGGCGGACGCCCAACCGGCGCGTCACCCGGACGAGCTCACCACCACCGAGGGGAAGGCGCTCCTCGACGACGCCCGCGCGTTCGGCGACGGCCAACTCGTCGTGCTCTCCGGGGGCGACCCGCTCGCGCGCGACGACACCGTCGACCTCGTCGAGTACGGCGTCGAGAACGGCCTGCAGATGACGATGACGCCGAGCGGTACCGGGTCGCTCACCCGCGAGCGGATCGACGACCTCGCGGACGCCGGCCTCCGGCGGATGGCGCTCAGCCTCGACGGCGCGAGCGCGGCGACTCACGACGCGTTTCGCGGCGAAGCGGGGAGCTTCGACTCCACCGTGGATGCCGCGCGCGCCGCGCGCGACGCCGGCCTCCCGCTCCAGATCAACACGACCGTCTGCGCGCAGACGATCGGGGACCTCCCGGCGATCCGCGACCTCGTCGCCGACCTCGACGCCGTGCTCTGGTCGGTCTTCTTCCTCGTTCCCGTGGGCCGGGGGCGCGTCCTCGACCCCATCGACCCCGAGCGCGCCGAGGGCGTCATGGAGTGGCTCGTCGAGGTAGCCGACGACGCGCCGTTCGGCGTGAAGACGACCGAAGCGCCGCACTATCGGCGCGTCGCCCTCCAGCAGAAACGCGCCGAGGGCGGCATCGCGTCGCCCGCCCGCGACGGTATCGGCCGGCGGACCGGCGTCACGGCGGGCGACGGCTTCGCGTTCGTCAGCCACGTCGGCGACGTCTACCCCTCGGGCTTCCTCCCCGAATCGGCGGGGAACGTCCGCGAGGAGTCGCTCGTCGACGTCTACCGGGACTCGGATCTCTTCGAGTCGCTGCGCGACCCCGACGCGCTCACGGGGAAGTGCGGGGCCTGCGAGTTCCGCCACGTCTGCGGCGGCAGTCGCTCTCGCGCTTACGCGACGGCGGGCGACCCGCTCGCGAGCGATCCGCTCTGCGCGTACGAGCCCGAGGGGTACGACGGCCCGATGCCGGATCAGTCGCCGGCGGAGGTGGAGCTATGA
- a CDS encoding DUF2249 domain-containing protein, which yields MVDATAVDDAVSETDAPADRPRERLDARELPPPEPLTETLERLADFDDERVLVQVNDRAPQHLYPKLDDRGWAYETVETDDAVVTVVWRS from the coding sequence ATGGTCGACGCGACCGCAGTCGACGACGCCGTCAGCGAGACCGACGCGCCCGCGGACCGGCCGCGTGAACGCCTCGACGCCCGCGAGCTCCCGCCGCCCGAGCCGCTCACGGAGACGCTCGAACGACTCGCCGACTTCGACGACGAGCGCGTCCTCGTGCAGGTGAACGACCGCGCGCCCCAACACCTCTACCCGAAACTCGACGACCGCGGGTGGGCGTACGAGACCGTCGAGACCGACGACGCCGTCGTGACGGTCGTCTGGCGGTCCTGA
- a CDS encoding cupin domain-containing protein: protein MSDVQTETLADLSGEPHATVFADGPRTVRLSLAAGESLPEHDHPGVDVLLVGLGGHLTVELDGEPHDLRDGDVLRVAGEHRIEPRAREDSTALVVLAPREGDDA from the coding sequence ATGTCCGACGTCCAAACCGAAACGCTCGCAGATCTGAGCGGGGAACCGCACGCCACCGTCTTCGCGGACGGTCCCCGGACCGTTCGGCTCTCGCTCGCCGCCGGCGAGTCGCTCCCCGAGCACGACCACCCGGGCGTGGACGTCCTGCTCGTCGGCCTCGGCGGCCACCTCACCGTCGAACTCGACGGGGAGCCCCACGACCTCCGGGACGGCGACGTCCTCCGCGTCGCGGGCGAGCACCGGATCGAACCGCGCGCCCGCGAAGACAGCACCGCGCTCGTGGTCCTCGCGCCGCGGGAGGGCGACGATGCGTAG
- a CDS encoding CGCGG family putative rSAM-modified RiPP protein, translating to MSHSHDAEAVTDETHRNSWSANLERPEYESDRERLLADARDAVRQTAPGYHVNLVTHAAHGHPETYLYDALDEAFGDAVDYEYVEQCGCGGHVVRVRVE from the coding sequence ATGAGCCACTCGCACGACGCCGAGGCCGTCACCGACGAGACGCATCGGAACTCGTGGTCGGCGAACCTCGAACGCCCCGAGTACGAGTCGGACCGCGAGCGCCTCCTCGCCGACGCCCGCGACGCCGTCCGGCAGACCGCTCCGGGCTACCACGTGAACCTCGTGACGCACGCCGCACACGGCCACCCGGAGACGTACCTCTACGACGCGCTCGACGAGGCGTTCGGCGACGCCGTCGACTACGAGTACGTCGAGCAGTGCGGCTGCGGCGGGCACGTCGTCCGCGTGCGCGTCGAGTAA
- a CDS encoding nitric-oxide reductase large subunit has translation MRIRRETLAKALVVAFVFNLVVMGAGAYLAYEQSPQRPAEVVGPDGDVIATNEDIVAGKAVFQQNSLMNHGSVLGNGAYFGADYTADALDRLTTNMREYVARERYGASSYAALDDAEQAAVNDVVERQLSAGEFGETLELTPAEAYAYGEVRESYVERYNGGDREAGIPAGFVSTPEDARRFADFAVWTAMFSAIDRPGTAHSYTNDWPYAPGAGNDAPVSALTWSVVAMVLLVGGGGLGIWLYSSVELPEPDAAGVDVPDPADVTLTPSQFAAARFVPVAAVLFLAQTLLGGLMAHYYIERGGFYGLASALGVDALSALPFAITKAWHIDLAILWIATLWLGIGLFLPPLLTGREPANQKRYVHVLLGALFVVVVGGLLGIWLGSQGYIEGALWWILGNEGLEYLEVGRLWQVGLLVGFALWTALVARGFKPLLKRESRFGLAHMIIYAGGSIGLLFAASMFYTPQTTMVVTEFWRWWVVHMWVEGAFEFFVVAVVAVALVAMNLLSRRSAEKAVMLEALLVMGAGVIGVSHHYWWIGLPDYWVPIGSVFSTLEFIPLVFILFEAIGEYRAMRDAGESFPYTLPFMFIVASGVWNFVGAGVLGFFINLPLVNYYEHGTFLTVGHAHASMFGAFGFLALGLAVYVLQFTTKRGKWDGTNLRRAFWLWNIGLAWMVFVGDVPVGFLQLETVFTGNYDAARSLAFYSRDLVQTLFWARLPGDVLLILGTALFSYDVLKKRFVRRDPTAASSDGTVISRRIFGESASAESDDD, from the coding sequence ATGCGCATACGCAGAGAGACGTTGGCGAAGGCCCTCGTGGTGGCGTTCGTCTTCAACTTGGTCGTGATGGGCGCGGGGGCGTACCTCGCGTACGAACAGTCGCCACAGCGGCCCGCGGAGGTCGTCGGTCCGGACGGTGACGTCATCGCGACGAACGAAGACATCGTCGCCGGGAAGGCGGTCTTCCAGCAGAACAGCCTCATGAATCACGGGTCGGTCCTCGGGAACGGCGCGTACTTCGGCGCGGACTACACGGCGGACGCGCTCGACAGGCTCACGACGAACATGCGTGAGTACGTCGCGCGCGAACGCTACGGCGCGTCGTCGTACGCCGCCCTCGACGACGCCGAGCAGGCCGCCGTGAACGACGTCGTCGAGCGCCAGCTCTCGGCGGGCGAGTTCGGCGAGACGCTCGAACTCACTCCCGCCGAGGCGTACGCCTACGGTGAGGTCCGCGAGTCGTACGTCGAGCGCTACAACGGCGGCGACCGCGAGGCCGGCATCCCCGCCGGCTTCGTCTCGACGCCCGAGGACGCCCGGCGCTTCGCGGACTTCGCGGTCTGGACGGCGATGTTCTCCGCCATCGACCGCCCCGGGACCGCGCACTCCTACACGAACGACTGGCCGTACGCGCCCGGCGCGGGTAACGACGCGCCCGTGAGCGCGCTGACGTGGAGCGTCGTCGCGATGGTGCTCCTCGTCGGCGGGGGCGGCCTCGGCATCTGGCTCTACAGCTCCGTCGAACTCCCCGAACCGGACGCGGCGGGCGTCGACGTCCCCGACCCCGCCGACGTCACGCTCACGCCGAGTCAGTTCGCGGCCGCGCGCTTCGTCCCGGTCGCCGCCGTCCTCTTCCTCGCGCAGACGCTGCTCGGGGGGTTGATGGCGCACTACTACATCGAGCGCGGCGGCTTCTACGGGCTCGCGAGCGCGCTCGGCGTCGACGCGCTCTCGGCGCTCCCGTTCGCCATCACGAAGGCGTGGCACATCGACCTCGCGATCCTCTGGATCGCGACGCTCTGGCTCGGCATCGGGCTCTTCCTCCCGCCGCTGCTCACCGGCCGCGAACCCGCGAACCAGAAGCGCTACGTCCACGTCCTGCTGGGCGCGCTGTTCGTCGTCGTGGTCGGCGGCCTCCTCGGTATCTGGCTCGGCTCGCAGGGCTACATCGAGGGCGCGCTCTGGTGGATCCTCGGGAACGAGGGCCTCGAGTACCTGGAGGTCGGGCGTCTCTGGCAGGTCGGCCTCCTCGTCGGGTTCGCGCTCTGGACGGCGCTCGTCGCGCGCGGCTTCAAGCCCCTCCTGAAGCGGGAGTCGCGCTTCGGCCTCGCGCACATGATCATCTACGCCGGCGGCTCCATCGGCCTGCTGTTCGCGGCGAGCATGTTCTACACGCCGCAGACGACGATGGTCGTGACGGAGTTCTGGCGCTGGTGGGTCGTCCACATGTGGGTCGAGGGCGCCTTCGAGTTCTTCGTCGTCGCCGTCGTCGCCGTCGCGCTCGTCGCGATGAACCTCCTCTCGCGCCGGAGCGCCGAGAAGGCCGTCATGCTCGAAGCCCTCCTCGTGATGGGCGCGGGCGTCATCGGCGTCTCCCACCACTACTGGTGGATCGGCCTCCCCGACTACTGGGTGCCCATCGGGAGCGTCTTCTCCACGCTCGAGTTCATTCCTCTGGTGTTCATCCTCTTCGAGGCCATCGGCGAGTACCGCGCGATGCGCGACGCCGGCGAGTCCTTCCCCTACACGCTCCCGTTCATGTTCATCGTCGCCTCGGGCGTCTGGAACTTCGTCGGCGCGGGCGTCCTCGGCTTCTTCATCAACCTCCCGCTCGTCAACTACTACGAGCACGGCACCTTCCTCACGGTCGGGCACGCCCACGCGTCGATGTTCGGCGCGTTCGGCTTCCTCGCGCTCGGCCTCGCCGTCTACGTCCTGCAGTTCACCACGAAGCGCGGCAAGTGGGACGGCACGAACCTCCGGCGCGCGTTCTGGCTGTGGAACATCGGCCTCGCGTGGATGGTGTTCGTCGGCGACGTCCCCGTCGGCTTCCTCCAGCTCGAGACCGTCTTCACGGGGAACTACGACGCCGCGCGCTCGCTCGCCTTCTACAGCCGCGACCTCGTCCAGACGCTCTTCTGGGCGCGCCTCCCCGGTGACGTCCTCCTCATCCTCGGGACCGCGCTCTTCTCCTACGACGTCCTGAAGAAGCGCTTCGTCCGCCGCGACCCGACGGCCGCCTCGTCCGACGGCACGGTCATCTCGCGGCGCATCTTCGGCGAGAGCGCCAGCGCCGAATCCGACGACGACTAA
- a CDS encoding DUF2249 domain-containing protein, producing the protein MPPTERVLDVREHDGDPFETITDALDDLSDGDSLRLVNTFEPVPLYGVLESRGFTHETEQVDEDEWHVRIEPAE; encoded by the coding sequence ATGCCTCCCACGGAACGCGTCCTCGACGTCCGCGAGCACGACGGCGACCCGTTCGAAACGATCACCGACGCGCTCGACGACCTCTCCGACGGCGACTCGCTCCGCCTCGTCAACACCTTCGAACCGGTGCCGCTCTACGGCGTCCTCGAGTCGCGCGGGTTCACGCACGAGACGGAGCAGGTGGACGAGGACGAGTGGCACGTGCGTATCGAGCCCGCGGAGTGA
- a CDS encoding DUF2249 domain-containing protein produces the protein MSETTLDVRDVPPSDRHPKIHDAFEELDAGDVLTIVNDHEPKPLFYEFQAEVEAFDADGYAVEERGPGEFVAHFPKQ, from the coding sequence ATGAGTGAGACGACACTCGACGTCCGGGACGTCCCGCCGTCCGATCGCCACCCGAAGATCCACGACGCCTTCGAGGAGCTGGACGCCGGCGACGTCCTGACGATCGTCAACGACCACGAGCCGAAACCGCTCTTCTACGAGTTTCAGGCCGAAGTCGAGGCCTTCGACGCCGACGGCTACGCCGTCGAGGAGCGCGGCCCGGGCGAGTTCGTCGCGCACTTCCCGAAGCAGTAG